The Citrifermentans bemidjiense Bem genome window below encodes:
- a CDS encoding type II secretion system F family protein — MPKFDWEARSKAGSTQKGVMEAGNAAQVESQLKRYGFSGITVKEQGKGLSMQLKFPGSGAKKIETKDLVVFTRQFATMIDSGLPLVQCLDILSGQQENKTFKEILVKVKESVESGSTFADALAKHPKAFDQLYVNLVAAGEVGGILDTILARLAAYIEKAMKLKKQVKGAMVYPITIMSIAVVVVGVILVFVIPTFAKMFADFGGELPMPTKIVIAMSNFLTKYLVVIIAILFGIKWAIGKYYQTPGGRKKIDRFALQAPIAGPLIRKVSVAKFTRTLGTMISSGVPIMDGLEIVAKTAGNKIVEEAIYKVRQSISEGKTIAEPLAESGVFPPMVVQMISVGEATGAMDAMLNKIADFYDDEVDDAVGAMTSMMEPLLMVFLGTTVGGLVVAMYLPIFKLAGAVGGG; from the coding sequence ATGCCTAAGTTTGATTGGGAAGCAAGGAGCAAGGCCGGAAGCACCCAGAAAGGGGTGATGGAGGCCGGAAACGCGGCCCAGGTCGAGTCCCAGCTTAAAAGATACGGATTTTCCGGCATCACGGTGAAGGAACAGGGGAAAGGGCTGAGCATGCAGCTCAAGTTCCCGGGCTCCGGCGCGAAGAAGATCGAGACCAAGGACCTCGTGGTATTTACGCGCCAGTTCGCCACCATGATCGACTCCGGCCTCCCCCTGGTGCAGTGCCTGGACATCCTGTCGGGACAGCAGGAGAACAAGACCTTCAAGGAGATCCTGGTCAAGGTGAAGGAAAGCGTGGAGAGCGGCTCCACCTTCGCCGACGCCCTCGCGAAGCACCCGAAGGCCTTCGACCAGCTCTACGTCAACCTGGTAGCTGCAGGCGAGGTCGGCGGTATCCTCGACACCATCTTGGCCAGGCTCGCAGCCTACATCGAGAAGGCGATGAAGCTGAAGAAGCAGGTTAAGGGTGCCATGGTGTACCCGATCACCATCATGTCCATCGCGGTCGTCGTCGTCGGCGTCATCCTGGTCTTCGTCATCCCCACTTTTGCCAAGATGTTCGCCGACTTTGGCGGCGAGCTTCCGATGCCGACCAAGATTGTCATAGCCATGTCCAACTTCCTGACCAAGTACCTGGTGGTCATTATCGCCATTCTCTTCGGCATCAAGTGGGCCATCGGCAAGTACTACCAGACCCCCGGCGGCAGGAAGAAGATCGACCGTTTCGCGCTGCAGGCGCCCATCGCCGGCCCCCTGATCCGGAAGGTCTCAGTGGCTAAGTTCACCCGCACCCTGGGGACCATGATCAGCTCCGGCGTCCCCATCATGGACGGCCTGGAGATCGTGGCCAAGACGGCCGGCAACAAGATCGTCGAGGAGGCGATCTACAAGGTGCGCCAGTCCATCTCCGAAGGGAAAACCATCGCCGAACCTTTGGCCGAAAGCGGCGTCTTCCCTCCCATGGTGGTGCAGATGATCTCCGTCGGCGAGGCGACCGGCGCCATGGACGCCATGCTCAACAAGATCGCCGACTTCTACGACGACGAGGTCGACGACGCGGTCGGCGCCATGACCTCCATGATGGAGCCGTTGTTGATGGTGTTCCTGGGAACCACGGTTGGCGGCCTGGTCGTCGCGATGTACCTGCCGATCTTCAAGCTTGCCGGCGCGGTCGGCGGCGGTTGA
- a CDS encoding type IV pilus twitching motility protein PilT, with protein MINFHQMLKELVERNGSDLHITTNTSPQIRIDGKLTPMDIPPLTPIETKQLCYSILTDSQKHKFEEENELDLSFGVKGLSRFRGNIFVQRGAVAGVFRVIPYKILTFEELGLPPVVRTLCDKPRGLILVTGPTGSGKSTTLASMIDRINLERHDHIVTVEDPIEYLHPHKGCIVNQREVGADTKSFKHALKYVLRQDPDVVLIGELRDLETIEAALTLAETGHLCFATLHTNSCAQTMNRIIDVFPPYQQTQVRTQLSFVLEGVMSQTLIPKANGGGRALALEVMVPNPAIRNLIREDKVHQIYSQMQVGQEKFGMQTMNQCLMNLLAKRIITVEDALGRSSEPDELKQMLAPGAGAGQMRRPPQR; from the coding sequence ATGATCAACTTTCACCAAATGCTGAAGGAACTGGTGGAACGTAACGGTTCCGACCTGCACATAACCACCAACACCTCGCCGCAGATCCGCATCGACGGCAAGCTTACCCCGATGGACATCCCGCCTCTGACCCCCATCGAGACCAAGCAGCTCTGCTACAGCATCCTGACCGACTCGCAAAAGCATAAGTTCGAGGAGGAGAACGAGCTCGACCTCTCCTTCGGCGTCAAGGGGCTATCGCGCTTCAGGGGGAACATCTTCGTGCAGCGCGGCGCCGTCGCCGGGGTCTTCAGGGTGATCCCCTACAAGATCCTCACCTTCGAGGAACTGGGGCTTCCGCCGGTAGTGAGGACGCTTTGCGACAAGCCGCGTGGCCTGATCCTCGTTACCGGCCCTACCGGCAGCGGCAAGTCCACCACACTCGCCTCGATGATCGACCGGATCAACCTGGAGCGCCACGACCACATCGTGACCGTCGAGGACCCGATCGAGTACCTGCACCCGCACAAGGGATGCATCGTGAACCAGCGCGAGGTCGGGGCGGACACCAAGAGTTTCAAGCACGCGCTCAAGTACGTGCTGCGCCAGGACCCGGACGTGGTGCTGATCGGGGAGTTGCGCGACCTGGAGACCATCGAGGCAGCGCTTACCCTCGCCGAAACCGGCCACCTCTGCTTCGCGACCCTGCACACCAACTCCTGCGCCCAGACCATGAACAGGATCATCGACGTCTTCCCTCCCTACCAGCAGACCCAGGTGCGCACGCAGCTCTCCTTTGTGCTCGAAGGGGTCATGTCGCAGACCCTGATACCGAAAGCAAACGGCGGGGGGAGGGCGCTCGCCCTCGAGGTCATGGTTCCCAATCCCGCCATCAGGAACCTGATCCGCGAGGACAAGGTGCACCAGATCTATTCCCAGATGCAGGTCGGCCAGGAGAAGTTCGGTATGCAGACCATGAATCAATGCCTGATGAACCTTTTGGCCAAGCGCATCATAACCGTTGAAGACGCCCTCGGGCGCTCCTCCGAGCCGGACGAACTGAAGCAGATGCTCGCACCGGGTGCGGGTGCCGGACAGATGAGGCGCCCCCCCCAGAGGTAA
- the pilB gene encoding type IV-A pilus assembly ATPase PilB, translating to MHVSRLGELLVSNSLITKEQLKQALAEQKAAGGQLRLGSILVRENLISEADLTSFLSKQYGVPTINLADYEVEPSVVKIIPAEIAHKYQIVPVNRAGSTLIIAMSDPSNIFAIDDIKFMTGYNVEVVVVAESSIKAAIDKLYDQSASLADVMNDLEIDDLEVVGDDEEVDVGSLERATEDAPVVKLVNLILTDAIKKKASDIHIEPYEKYFRVRYRIDGVLYEVMKPPLKLKNAITSRIKIMSELDIAERRLPQDGRIKIKLGGGKDMDFRVSVLPTLFGEKIVLRLLDKSNLQLDMSKLGYEHEALAHFQREIHKPFGMVLVTGPTGSGKTVSLYSALSELNKVTENISTAEDPVEFNFAGINQVQMHEDIGLNFAAALRAFLRQDPDVIMIGEIRDFETAEIGVKAALTGHLVLSTLHTNDAPSTINRLLNMGIEPFLVASAVNLISAQRLARRVCSECKQVEEVPPQALIDAGLPRELAESAVCYRGAGCPKCNGTGYKGRVGFYQVMPMLEPIRELILNGANTAEIKRESMRLGIKTMRQSGLTKLVEGVTSFEEVLRVTVADD from the coding sequence ATGCACGTAAGCAGACTGGGTGAGCTGCTGGTCAGCAACAGCCTCATAACCAAGGAGCAGTTGAAGCAAGCTCTGGCCGAACAGAAAGCGGCCGGAGGCCAACTGCGTCTGGGCTCGATACTGGTCAGGGAGAACCTGATCAGCGAGGCCGACCTCACCTCCTTCCTATCCAAGCAATATGGCGTGCCCACCATAAACCTCGCGGACTACGAGGTTGAGCCCTCGGTGGTTAAGATCATTCCCGCCGAGATCGCTCACAAATACCAGATCGTACCTGTCAACCGGGCCGGCTCCACGCTGATCATAGCGATGAGCGACCCGTCCAACATCTTCGCCATCGACGACATCAAGTTCATGACCGGATACAACGTCGAGGTGGTGGTGGTGGCCGAGAGCTCCATCAAGGCCGCCATCGACAAGCTCTACGACCAGTCCGCGTCCTTAGCCGATGTGATGAACGACCTGGAGATCGACGACCTCGAGGTGGTGGGGGACGACGAGGAGGTGGACGTAGGCTCCCTGGAGCGCGCCACCGAGGACGCCCCGGTCGTCAAGCTGGTGAACCTGATCCTCACCGACGCCATCAAGAAGAAAGCTTCCGATATCCATATCGAGCCCTACGAGAAGTACTTCCGGGTCCGTTACCGCATCGACGGCGTGCTCTACGAGGTGATGAAGCCCCCCTTGAAGCTGAAAAACGCCATCACCTCCCGCATCAAGATCATGAGCGAGCTGGACATCGCCGAAAGGCGACTCCCGCAGGACGGCCGCATCAAGATCAAGCTGGGGGGCGGCAAGGACATGGACTTCCGCGTCTCGGTGCTCCCCACCTTGTTCGGCGAGAAGATCGTTCTGCGTCTTCTGGACAAATCGAACCTGCAGCTCGACATGTCGAAGCTGGGCTACGAGCATGAAGCGCTGGCGCACTTCCAGCGCGAGATCCACAAGCCGTTCGGCATGGTGCTGGTCACAGGCCCTACCGGCAGCGGCAAGACGGTTTCCCTCTACTCGGCCCTCTCCGAGTTGAACAAGGTCACCGAGAACATCTCCACCGCCGAGGACCCGGTCGAGTTCAACTTCGCCGGCATCAATCAGGTGCAGATGCACGAGGACATAGGGCTCAACTTCGCGGCAGCCCTGCGCGCCTTCCTGCGGCAGGACCCCGACGTCATCATGATCGGCGAGATCCGCGATTTCGAGACCGCGGAGATCGGCGTGAAAGCAGCGCTCACCGGCCACCTGGTGCTCTCCACGCTGCACACGAACGACGCCCCCTCGACCATCAACCGCCTGCTCAACATGGGGATCGAGCCGTTCCTCGTCGCCTCGGCCGTCAACCTCATCTCGGCGCAAAGGCTCGCGCGCCGGGTCTGCAGCGAATGCAAGCAGGTGGAGGAGGTACCCCCCCAGGCGCTTATCGACGCGGGGCTTCCCCGCGAGCTGGCCGAATCCGCCGTCTGCTACAGGGGGGCCGGCTGTCCCAAGTGCAACGGGACCGGGTACAAGGGGAGGGTCGGCTTCTATCAGGTCATGCCGATGCTGGAGCCGATTCGCGAGCTGATACTGAACGGGGCCAACACGGCCGAGATCAAAAGGGAATCGATGCGGCTGGGCATCAAGACGATGCGCCAGTCCGGTCTTACCAAGCTGGTGGAGGGGGTCACCTCCTTCGAGGAAGTGCTGAGGGTGACGGTTGCGGACGACTAA
- the aroE gene encoding shikimate dehydrogenase, whose translation MTITGKTKVAGIIGWPVSHSLSPPMHNAAFEALGLDFTYVPFPVAPERLAAGIAGLAALGVVGFSVTIPHKVAILPLLDRVTPEAELIGAVNTVAVEEGALTGYNTDGIGLLSALRSKLGFHPEGRSVLVLGAGGAARSAVASLGLAGAGRVEVANRSPDAGRCLAEAMRERLAGTDFGFQPLGQISDKGYMSSFDLVVNTTSVGMAGDAFAGLDLAALKPGACVYDMVYAPPVTPLLAQAEAAGVPWANGLGMLAAQGEAAFRIWTGAIPPEGCMEKALAARLTTPGNP comes from the coding sequence ATGACTATTACAGGAAAGACCAAGGTCGCCGGGATCATCGGCTGGCCGGTCTCCCATTCCCTTTCGCCGCCGATGCATAATGCCGCCTTCGAGGCTCTCGGGCTCGACTTTACTTACGTCCCGTTCCCCGTTGCGCCGGAGCGCCTTGCCGCAGGGATAGCCGGCCTCGCCGCCCTGGGTGTGGTCGGCTTCAGCGTCACCATCCCGCACAAGGTGGCGATCTTGCCCCTTTTGGACCGGGTCACGCCGGAGGCCGAATTGATCGGCGCGGTGAACACGGTCGCAGTAGAGGAAGGAGCCCTCACCGGCTACAACACGGACGGGATCGGGCTTTTGTCCGCGCTCCGCTCGAAGCTAGGCTTCCACCCCGAGGGGCGCTCGGTGCTGGTGCTAGGAGCCGGCGGTGCTGCCAGAAGCGCCGTTGCCTCGCTGGGACTTGCCGGCGCCGGCAGGGTCGAGGTGGCGAACCGCTCCCCGGACGCAGGGCGCTGCCTGGCAGAGGCGATGCGGGAGCGCCTCGCCGGGACCGATTTCGGGTTTCAGCCGCTGGGCCAAATATCCGATAAGGGATACATGTCCAGCTTCGACCTCGTGGTCAACACCACCTCGGTGGGGATGGCGGGGGATGCCTTCGCCGGGCTCGATCTGGCCGCGCTGAAGCCCGGCGCCTGCGTCTACGACATGGTGTATGCGCCTCCGGTAACCCCGTTGCTGGCTCAGGCGGAGGCTGCCGGTGTGCCGTGGGCGAACGGGCTGGGGATGCTGGCCGCGCAGGGGGAGGCGGCATTCCGGATCTGGACCGGGGCCATCCCTCCGGAGGGGTGCATGGAAAAGGCGCTAGCCGCCCGGCTCACAACCCCAGGTAACCCTTGA